The Peromyscus maniculatus bairdii isolate BWxNUB_F1_BW_parent chromosome 6, HU_Pman_BW_mat_3.1, whole genome shotgun sequence genome has a segment encoding these proteins:
- the LOC143273918 gene encoding uncharacterized protein LOC143273918 encodes MRDFPLAAGGTHPEDAGTSGRKDPLPQQRKTKRKKAKRQPALRDVPGRQWAAASAPSSYFCCSPRGTRGARPN; translated from the coding sequence ATGCGAGATTTTCCTTTGGCAGCAGGAGGCACACACCCAGAGGATGCTGGAACTTCAGGGAGGAAGGACCCACttccacagcagagaaaaacaaagaggaaaaaggcGAAGCGGCAGCCAGCACTAAGGGACGTACCAGGCAGGCAGTGGGCAGCGGCCTCTGCTCCCAGCAGCTACTTCTGCTGTAGCCCGAGAGGAACTCGGGGAGCCCGTCCCAATTAG